In a genomic window of Dyadobacter fermentans DSM 18053:
- a CDS encoding TIGR01777 family oxidoreductase, producing MGKKVLITGGTGLIGKRLTQMLLEKGYEVAFLSRKKATIPSVQVFEWDISKGYIEEGALDNVHFLVHLAGTNVGEGRWTEERKKDILASRTESIKLIAKKLAHAPNKPVAFASASGISYYGQDTGDQKNTESTPAGHDFLSHVSVEWEKAADEIAALGIRTVKLRTGIVISKEGGAIPKIALPARFGVGAPLGSGKQWISWIHLDDMCKMYIEALENENWQGAYNAVAAPPVTNEGLTKAICKVLHRPQWFPNVPAFALKLVFGEMSAVVLGGNYVINERIERETGFQYQYGELEAALKAELV from the coding sequence ATGGGAAAGAAAGTACTGATCACCGGCGGCACCGGGCTGATAGGCAAGCGGCTGACGCAAATGCTCCTCGAAAAAGGTTATGAAGTGGCATTTCTGAGCCGGAAAAAGGCCACCATTCCATCCGTTCAGGTTTTTGAATGGGATATTTCAAAGGGATACATCGAAGAGGGCGCGCTCGACAATGTGCATTTCCTCGTGCATCTGGCCGGTACCAATGTAGGCGAAGGCCGCTGGACCGAAGAACGCAAAAAAGACATCCTCGCCAGCCGCACGGAATCCATTAAACTCATAGCCAAAAAGCTCGCGCACGCACCCAACAAGCCCGTCGCATTCGCCTCGGCATCGGGCATCAGCTACTACGGCCAGGATACCGGCGATCAGAAAAACACCGAATCCACGCCCGCAGGCCATGATTTTCTCTCGCACGTGAGCGTTGAATGGGAGAAAGCCGCCGATGAAATTGCCGCGTTGGGCATTCGTACGGTAAAGCTCCGCACGGGCATTGTGATCAGCAAGGAAGGCGGCGCGATCCCGAAAATTGCATTACCCGCCCGCTTCGGCGTGGGCGCGCCGCTAGGCTCGGGAAAGCAGTGGATTTCGTGGATTCACCTCGATGATATGTGCAAAATGTATATCGAAGCGCTCGAAAACGAAAACTGGCAAGGTGCATATAATGCCGTAGCCGCGCCGCCAGTGACCAACGAAGGCCTCACCAAAGCGATCTGCAAAGTCCTCCACCGCCCCCAATGGTTCCCAAATGTACCAGCATTTGCATTGAAGCTTGTTTTTGGCGAAATGTCAGCAGTGGTGCTGGGCGGCAATTATGTAATTAATGAAAGAATTGAACGCGAAACCGGGTTTCAATACCAATATGGCGAGCTTGAAGCGGCGTTGAAAGCGGAATTGGTTTGA
- a CDS encoding lysophospholipid acyltransferase family protein, whose product MSFKKITYSALPSLLARLDFLGLFEKDPFGNLLTIKRLLIFILGWFTYYRYTAVNKIRITGTEHLMDLPDQGVLFLSNHQTYFADVIAFFHIFCAVKWGYKDTMSPPFYLFSPRARMYYVAAAETMRGGLLPKIFSMGGAITIERSWRANGEDVKRQLDTSAQDRIGEGLQHGWVVSFPQGTTKPYAPVRKGTAHLISEHHPIVIPVVINGFRRAFDKKGLRFKKRNTKLTVQFKPPMHFLPGESVEQMVARVTQAIEQEAPGEVSPGDASPNGDAQPTNI is encoded by the coding sequence ATGAGTTTTAAAAAAATCACATATAGCGCGCTTCCATCCTTGCTTGCCCGACTAGATTTTCTGGGACTGTTCGAGAAAGACCCATTCGGCAATTTACTGACAATCAAACGATTATTAATCTTCATACTGGGCTGGTTTACCTATTACCGGTACACGGCCGTCAATAAGATCCGCATTACCGGCACCGAGCATTTAATGGACCTTCCCGATCAGGGCGTGCTTTTCCTGTCCAACCATCAAACCTATTTCGCGGACGTCATCGCATTTTTCCACATTTTTTGTGCCGTGAAATGGGGCTACAAAGACACCATGTCGCCACCGTTTTACCTCTTTTCGCCCCGTGCAAGAATGTATTACGTGGCCGCCGCCGAGACGATGCGTGGCGGACTTTTACCCAAAATATTCAGCATGGGCGGCGCCATTACCATCGAGCGCTCGTGGCGGGCAAATGGCGAGGATGTGAAACGCCAGCTCGACACCTCCGCCCAGGACCGCATTGGCGAGGGCTTGCAGCATGGCTGGGTGGTGAGCTTCCCGCAAGGCACCACCAAACCGTACGCCCCTGTACGCAAAGGCACCGCGCATTTGATCAGCGAGCACCACCCAATCGTCATCCCGGTCGTGATCAACGGTTTCAGAAGGGCATTTGATAAAAAAGGATTACGTTTCAAGAAGCGAAACACGAAGCTCACTGTGCAGTTCAAGCCGCCCATGCATTTCCTGCCGGGCGAATCGGTTGAGCAAATGGTCGCACGCGTCACGCAGGCGATCGAACAGGAGGCGCCGGGAGAGGTTTCGCCGGGCGACGCTTCGCCAAATGGAGATGCACAGCCGACAAACATCTAG
- a CDS encoding M48 family metalloprotease, with protein MKMKYAFRILPAVVAAGMLAGCSKNPVTGKKEIVFMSEEKEKALGAESHPSIVATMGIYDDKNLQSFINEKGMAMAKISHRPELPYKFFIVDSPVVNAFAVPGGYVYFTRGIMAHFNNEAEFAGVLGHEIGHITARHSARQQTSQIFGQVGLAAGMILSPQVRAMGEQAQQALGLLFLSYSRDHETESDKIGVDYSSKIGYDAKEMADFFGTLKRISEKAGQSIPTFQSTHPDPGDRMSKVSKLATQYQTEHPGKYNVNRDAYLRKIDGIIYGNDPQQGFVENNTFYHPSLKFQFPVPSGWQYENSPAQFQMAAKDGKSMMLFTLAQGKRLEEAAQTVVKNYGLKVIDNEKATINGNPAIVMTSQQVEQGANGQAAAATANTIQVATWLIQYGGNIYAIHGVAAAGNFAANAGQFRSVAQGFKSVSDGNILNRQPERIRIKTVQRDGTLRDALKDANQPDNKLDELAIINGMALTDKVTKGSLFKTLGK; from the coding sequence ATGAAAATGAAATACGCATTTCGCATTCTGCCGGCAGTTGTGGCGGCTGGAATGCTCGCAGGCTGTTCTAAAAATCCGGTGACGGGCAAAAAAGAGATCGTCTTCATGTCCGAAGAAAAGGAAAAAGCGCTCGGAGCCGAATCGCACCCGTCTATTGTGGCAACAATGGGCATTTACGATGATAAAAACCTGCAATCCTTCATCAATGAAAAGGGGATGGCGATGGCCAAAATTTCCCACCGGCCGGAATTGCCCTACAAATTCTTCATCGTAGACTCGCCCGTCGTGAATGCATTTGCGGTGCCTGGCGGTTACGTATACTTTACACGGGGAATTATGGCGCATTTCAATAATGAAGCAGAATTCGCCGGGGTACTAGGCCACGAAATCGGCCACATTACCGCCCGCCACTCGGCGCGTCAGCAAACTTCCCAGATTTTTGGTCAGGTAGGTCTGGCGGCCGGGATGATCCTCTCGCCGCAGGTCCGCGCCATGGGCGAGCAGGCGCAGCAGGCATTGGGCTTGCTCTTTTTGAGTTACAGCCGCGATCACGAGACCGAATCGGATAAAATCGGGGTGGATTATTCAAGCAAAATCGGGTACGATGCGAAAGAGATGGCCGATTTCTTTGGTACACTGAAACGCATCTCTGAAAAGGCCGGACAGTCTATTCCTACTTTCCAGTCTACCCACCCCGATCCGGGCGACCGTATGTCGAAGGTGAGCAAGCTGGCAACGCAATACCAGACCGAGCATCCGGGCAAATACAATGTGAACCGTGATGCGTACCTGCGCAAAATCGACGGCATTATATATGGTAATGATCCGCAGCAGGGATTTGTGGAGAACAACACGTTTTACCACCCGTCGCTGAAATTCCAGTTCCCGGTGCCGAGCGGCTGGCAGTATGAAAACTCCCCGGCGCAGTTTCAGATGGCCGCCAAAGACGGTAAATCAATGATGCTGTTCACGCTCGCGCAAGGCAAAAGGTTGGAAGAAGCCGCGCAGACAGTGGTGAAAAACTACGGTTTGAAAGTGATTGACAATGAAAAGGCCACTATTAATGGCAACCCCGCGATCGTGATGACGTCGCAGCAGGTGGAGCAGGGTGCGAATGGACAGGCTGCGGCAGCAACGGCAAATACGATCCAGGTGGCGACGTGGCTGATCCAGTACGGCGGCAATATTTACGCGATCCACGGCGTGGCTGCGGCGGGTAACTTCGCGGCGAATGCCGGACAGTTCCGCTCGGTAGCGCAGGGCTTCAAATCCGTTTCGGATGGCAATATTCTCAACCGCCAGCCGGAGCGTATCCGCATCAAAACCGTGCAGCGCGACGGCACACTGCGCGACGCGCTGAAAGATGCGAACCAGCCTGATAATAAGCTGGATGAGCTCGCGATCATCAACGGTATGGCGCTCACGGACAAGGTGACGAAAGGCTCGCTTTTCAAGACACTGGGCAAGTAG
- a CDS encoding MarR family winged helix-turn-helix transcriptional regulator, with translation MSANIDSWQNLREELKNSLQFKLGAVTKTVFKKMNAELVNEGIPVLAEQLPILMVVYFQEQARTQQDIANILQKDKAGIQRSVQTLHKDGFLKIESDIEDKRKNLISLTPSGKFVCERIQSLAIAFNNQIMEHFSEQEWDTFLGYLDRVVKVVDK, from the coding sequence ATGAGCGCAAACATAGATAGCTGGCAGAACCTTCGGGAAGAATTGAAGAACTCATTGCAGTTCAAACTGGGGGCTGTCACGAAAACTGTTTTCAAGAAAATGAATGCCGAGCTGGTCAATGAGGGGATACCCGTGCTGGCCGAGCAGCTTCCTATTCTGATGGTTGTATATTTCCAGGAACAGGCGCGAACGCAGCAGGACATTGCCAATATTTTGCAAAAAGATAAAGCGGGAATCCAGCGTTCTGTGCAGACATTGCATAAGGATGGTTTCCTGAAAATTGAAAGTGATATTGAGGACAAAAGAAAGAACCTGATTTCACTGACGCCGAGCGGCAAGTTTGTCTGCGAGCGCATTCAGTCGCTGGCTATCGCATTCAACAATCAGATTATGGAGCATTTTAGCGAGCAGGAATGGGATACGTTCCTGGGTTACCTGGACCGCGTCGTGAAAGTAGTAGACAAATAA
- a CDS encoding TolC family protein, translating to MKSKWIAAIMVAAASVAPGWAQTSLTLKDCIAYGIKNNGNVKIAQYKESTAVQQGREALAGYLPQVAGNASLDDNLKLQSTVLPGALFGGEDRRVALGTKYQSNASAQVDQVVFDQAMLIGIKANKPNQQNAVLNSQRTKETIIYNVANAYYQVFVTQQQIALLKDNLDKTSQILGTLKLQLDNGVIKKVDYDRTQVNLNNIKSQLTLAESNLTLSENQLKFQMGMPLTEPLVLADNPLEQPFKLVEPGAFEASNLTDFKIQNLNMELQELEKARIKAGYLPKVSVYGRYGVQALGNDLGTSWGNWFSYGAIGLKLSIPIFDSFRRDAQFKQADLNLMTQKEQLKLNVQNYELQNSNALTQLQKAKSNLASDENNVNLAKEVYDVTTLQYKEGTVPLTDLLNAETSYKESQSNYINSMLSYYQAKLGLEQSQGSLNTFYTALP from the coding sequence ATGAAAAGTAAATGGATCGCAGCAATCATGGTCGCAGCCGCCTCGGTGGCGCCGGGCTGGGCTCAAACGAGCCTGACTTTGAAGGATTGCATTGCATACGGGATCAAGAACAACGGGAATGTCAAAATAGCCCAGTATAAGGAAAGTACGGCCGTTCAGCAAGGACGAGAGGCGCTTGCGGGTTATCTGCCGCAAGTGGCGGGTAATGCCTCGCTCGACGATAACCTGAAACTGCAATCGACCGTGCTGCCGGGCGCATTGTTTGGCGGGGAAGACCGTCGCGTGGCGCTGGGTACCAAATACCAGAGCAATGCATCGGCCCAGGTAGACCAGGTGGTGTTCGACCAGGCGATGCTGATCGGCATTAAGGCCAACAAGCCTAACCAGCAAAATGCAGTGCTGAACTCGCAGCGGACGAAGGAAACGATCATATATAATGTCGCCAATGCTTATTACCAGGTGTTTGTAACCCAGCAGCAGATCGCGCTTTTGAAGGATAATCTGGATAAAACGAGTCAGATCCTGGGTACATTGAAGCTGCAACTCGACAATGGCGTGATCAAGAAAGTGGATTACGACCGCACGCAGGTGAATTTGAATAACATCAAATCACAACTCACACTCGCCGAAAGTAATCTCACGCTTTCCGAAAACCAGCTTAAATTCCAGATGGGCATGCCGCTGACCGAACCGTTGGTTTTGGCAGACAATCCGCTGGAACAGCCATTCAAGCTCGTGGAACCGGGCGCGTTCGAGGCTTCCAACCTGACGGATTTTAAAATACAAAACCTGAACATGGAGTTGCAGGAGCTGGAAAAAGCGCGCATCAAGGCCGGTTACCTCCCCAAAGTGTCGGTTTACGGCCGTTATGGCGTGCAGGCGTTGGGCAACGACCTGGGTACTTCCTGGGGCAACTGGTTCAGCTACGGCGCCATCGGTTTGAAACTGAGCATTCCGATTTTCGACAGCTTCCGCCGCGATGCCCAATTCAAGCAGGCCGATTTGAACCTGATGACGCAGAAAGAGCAGCTGAAACTGAATGTGCAGAACTACGAATTGCAGAACAGCAACGCATTGACCCAGCTTCAAAAAGCGAAATCCAACCTGGCCAGCGACGAAAATAACGTGAACCTCGCGAAAGAAGTCTACGACGTAACGACCCTTCAATATAAAGAAGGCACCGTTCCGCTCACCGACCTCCTCAACGCCGAAACGTCCTACAAAGAGTCGCAAAGCAACTACATCAACTCGATGCTGAGCTACTACCAGGCCAAACTCGGCTTGGAGCAGTCACAAGGCAGTCTTAATACTTTTTACACAGCATTGCCATAA
- a CDS encoding efflux RND transporter periplasmic adaptor subunit produces the protein MKRKLIIIGSIVLIGVLIGVRLVANKAKIDEKKKMPDNKNVTIPVTAMAVKEGSADQQLIRTGSLIPYKEAEIMATAAGKVLSVKYELGSHVQQGATIVKVDSKLKELSLEATELNINKLKKDTDRYNKLLAGNAATEVQVNDTKYNYDNALNQAEQIKQQISDASIQAPISGRIVKKNIEPGEFVNVGTSLGTILDVSRLKVQVMINENDVYKLKEGQHVAVSTSIFPGKKIDGVISYIAPQGDESHNYPVEITVKNSTELKAGTFVSVEFQQKSSAQSLLIPRSALVESVRNPYVYVVEGNVAKQRKIEVGREVGDNVEVLGGLKAGETVVTTGQINLSEGAAVTVTK, from the coding sequence ATGAAAAGAAAACTCATCATCATCGGTTCCATCGTCCTCATCGGCGTTTTGATCGGCGTAAGATTGGTCGCCAACAAGGCTAAGATCGACGAGAAGAAGAAAATGCCCGACAATAAAAACGTTACCATTCCGGTAACGGCCATGGCCGTGAAGGAAGGCAGCGCGGATCAGCAACTGATCCGCACGGGTAGCCTCATTCCATATAAAGAAGCGGAAATCATGGCCACCGCAGCCGGTAAAGTGCTTTCTGTGAAATATGAACTCGGCTCGCACGTACAGCAAGGCGCGACGATCGTGAAAGTGGACAGCAAGCTGAAAGAGCTGTCGCTCGAAGCTACGGAACTCAATATTAATAAATTGAAGAAAGACACCGACCGCTACAACAAGCTTTTGGCAGGTAATGCAGCCACCGAAGTTCAGGTGAACGATACCAAGTACAACTACGACAATGCATTGAACCAGGCCGAGCAGATCAAACAGCAGATCAGCGACGCGTCCATTCAGGCGCCGATCAGCGGCCGCATTGTGAAGAAGAACATCGAGCCGGGCGAGTTTGTGAACGTGGGCACTTCGCTGGGGACCATCCTGGATGTATCGCGCCTGAAAGTGCAGGTGATGATCAATGAAAATGATGTGTACAAGCTCAAAGAAGGCCAGCACGTGGCGGTGAGCACCAGCATTTTCCCTGGTAAAAAGATCGATGGCGTGATTTCCTACATCGCTCCGCAAGGCGACGAGTCGCACAACTATCCGGTGGAAATTACGGTGAAAAACTCGACGGAACTGAAAGCGGGTACATTCGTGAGTGTGGAATTCCAGCAAAAAAGCAGCGCGCAGTCGCTCCTAATCCCGCGCAGCGCCCTCGTGGAAAGCGTGCGTAACCCGTATGTGTACGTGGTGGAAGGCAATGTGGCCAAGCAGCGCAAGATCGAAGTGGGCCGCGAAGTGGGCGACAATGTGGAAGTACTCGGCGGCCTGAAAGCGGGTGAAACGGTGGTGACGACCGGCCAGATCAACCTCAGCGAAGGCGCCGCGGTGACCGTTACAAAATAA
- a CDS encoding efflux RND transporter permease subunit — protein MSITEVAVKRPLFITVVFVVLVLFGLISYNQLSYNLLPKFEANVVSVMTTYRGASADEVETNVTKHIEDAVSAIEGLDQINSTSQEGVSSVIIQLKQGISVDLAQQEAQRKVEQVISLLPDDADRPVINKFSTDEIPVLRMGVTANLSPSALYDLIDDKLKPQLSNVAGVGQVTIIGGTERQIQVNISQDKLKAYHLSISQVSAAINNANTSYPAGQVKTQDDQLSIRFDAKLTTVENLRNVIVGKSSNGGQVFLRDIAEVYDGVADATAVNHINGRPSVALQIQKQSDANAVDVSKLTRERLTSLEKQYASQGLKFNIASDQSIYTLASADAVVFDLGLAVLIVSVVMLLFLHSFRSSMFILVALPSSMIPTFILMSVMGFSLNLMTLMALSLVVGILVDDSIVVLENINRHMEMGKSRWQAALDGRAEIGFTALAITLVDVVVFVPLALTQGLIGNILREFSLVVVFSTLMSLLVSFTLTPLLASRFGKVEVLDKNTLWGRLNLGFEKFLDNIKEEYGRILTWVLGHKRYIFLLSLALIIGSIALVPGGFVGAAFMQQSDRGELNVSIELAPTASVYQTNQVAQRVEKILLAKPEVTKVFTNVGYSSTGLGTTSNSNIADLTVQLVDKKERTVSSEEFGQSIEKEVLQIPGVKVTVAPTSITGNANQAPIQVAVKGTDMTVIRKTAAQVKEIVASVPGTSNVDYSVDDPKPEVGVTLDREKMAQLGINAAEVGATLQTAFRGDDRSKFKQNGKEYDIMVNLDQIDRSKADDIRQLTFVNNQGQTFELAQFATVKEGMGESVLQRIDRLSSITINSQVIGRPSGSIGADIQAKMASVKLPEGISIEYRGDLKNQADAFGSLGAALLLGIILIYLIMVALYESTIYPFVVLFSIPVALVGALTALALTMESLTIFSIVGMIMLLGLVAKNAILIVDFANQLKEEGYALKEALIEAGKERLRPILMTTIAMIAGMLPIALASGDGAEVKNGMAWVIIGGLTSSLLLTLFLVPSAYYVVDRIKEKLAKRKKRKNREELVLEA, from the coding sequence ATGTCAATTACCGAAGTAGCCGTAAAGAGACCGCTCTTCATCACCGTAGTATTCGTCGTACTGGTACTATTCGGGTTGATCAGCTACAACCAATTGTCTTACAACCTGTTGCCTAAATTCGAGGCCAATGTTGTGAGCGTGATGACGACCTACCGCGGTGCTTCCGCGGACGAAGTCGAAACGAATGTGACGAAGCATATCGAGGATGCTGTGTCGGCCATTGAAGGTCTGGACCAGATCAACTCGACTTCGCAGGAAGGGGTATCGTCCGTGATTATCCAGCTCAAGCAGGGCATTAGCGTCGATTTGGCGCAGCAGGAAGCGCAGCGGAAAGTGGAGCAGGTGATTTCGCTCCTGCCCGACGACGCCGACCGCCCCGTGATCAACAAATTCTCGACCGACGAAATCCCGGTTTTGAGAATGGGTGTGACGGCGAACCTGTCGCCCTCTGCATTGTACGACCTGATCGACGACAAGCTGAAACCGCAGCTTTCGAACGTGGCGGGTGTGGGGCAGGTGACCATTATCGGTGGTACCGAGCGCCAGATCCAGGTGAATATCAGTCAGGATAAATTGAAGGCTTACCATTTGTCGATCAGCCAGGTTTCGGCCGCGATCAACAATGCAAACACTTCTTACCCGGCCGGCCAGGTGAAAACCCAGGACGACCAGTTGTCCATCCGTTTCGATGCCAAGCTCACTACGGTTGAAAATCTGAGAAATGTAATCGTAGGTAAATCTTCGAATGGCGGACAGGTCTTTTTGAGGGACATTGCCGAGGTGTATGACGGCGTGGCCGATGCTACGGCGGTGAATCACATCAATGGCCGTCCGTCGGTGGCATTGCAAATCCAGAAACAATCCGATGCGAACGCGGTGGACGTGAGCAAGCTCACCCGCGAGCGCCTGACGAGCCTGGAAAAGCAATATGCGTCGCAGGGTTTGAAATTTAACATCGCCTCTGACCAGTCCATTTACACATTGGCATCGGCCGACGCCGTGGTATTTGACCTTGGACTCGCCGTGTTGATTGTGTCAGTCGTGATGCTATTGTTCCTTCACAGCTTCCGGAGCTCGATGTTCATCCTCGTGGCGTTGCCGTCGTCGATGATCCCGACGTTCATTCTGATGAGCGTAATGGGCTTCTCGCTGAACCTGATGACGCTCATGGCGCTCTCGCTCGTGGTGGGTATCCTCGTCGATGACTCGATTGTGGTGTTGGAAAACATCAACCGCCACATGGAAATGGGCAAAAGCCGCTGGCAAGCCGCATTGGATGGTCGGGCCGAGATTGGTTTCACCGCATTGGCCATTACCCTGGTGGACGTGGTGGTATTCGTGCCGCTCGCATTGACGCAGGGCCTCATCGGTAATATTTTGCGCGAGTTCTCGCTCGTAGTCGTGTTCTCGACATTGATGAGTTTGCTCGTGTCATTCACCTTGACGCCGCTGCTTGCATCGCGTTTCGGTAAGGTGGAGGTTTTGGATAAAAACACGCTTTGGGGCCGTTTGAACCTTGGTTTCGAGAAATTTCTGGATAATATCAAAGAAGAATACGGTCGCATCCTCACCTGGGTGCTGGGCCACAAGCGCTACATTTTCCTGCTTTCTCTGGCATTGATCATCGGGTCGATTGCGTTGGTACCGGGCGGGTTCGTGGGAGCGGCATTCATGCAGCAAAGCGACCGCGGCGAGTTGAATGTGTCGATTGAACTCGCGCCGACGGCGTCCGTTTACCAAACCAACCAGGTAGCGCAGCGTGTGGAGAAAATCCTTTTGGCCAAACCCGAAGTGACCAAGGTATTTACCAATGTCGGTTACAGCAGCACCGGTTTGGGAACCACTTCCAACAGCAACATTGCCGATTTGACTGTGCAATTGGTCGATAAGAAAGAGCGTACGGTTTCTTCCGAAGAATTTGGTCAAAGCATTGAAAAAGAGGTATTGCAAATCCCGGGCGTAAAAGTGACCGTGGCGCCGACTTCGATTACCGGTAATGCCAACCAGGCGCCGATCCAGGTGGCCGTAAAAGGTACGGACATGACCGTGATCCGCAAAACGGCCGCGCAAGTGAAGGAAATCGTGGCTTCCGTGCCGGGAACTTCCAACGTGGATTACTCGGTGGACGACCCGAAACCGGAAGTAGGCGTGACCCTCGACCGGGAGAAAATGGCGCAGCTCGGCATCAATGCCGCCGAAGTGGGAGCGACCTTGCAAACCGCCTTCCGCGGCGACGACCGTTCGAAGTTCAAACAGAATGGTAAGGAGTACGACATCATGGTGAACCTCGACCAGATCGACCGTTCGAAAGCCGATGACATCCGCCAGCTCACTTTCGTGAACAACCAGGGCCAGACTTTCGAGCTCGCTCAGTTCGCGACCGTGAAAGAAGGCATGGGCGAAAGCGTCCTTCAACGCATCGACCGCCTGTCGTCGATCACGATCAACTCGCAGGTAATCGGCCGTCCATCCGGCTCGATCGGTGCCGACATCCAGGCCAAAATGGCCAGCGTGAAGCTCCCCGAAGGCATCAGCATCGAATACCGCGGTGACCTGAAAAACCAGGCCGACGCATTCGGCAGCCTCGGCGCGGCATTGCTCCTGGGTATCATTTTGATCTACCTCATCATGGTGGCGCTTTATGAAAGTACCATTTATCCATTCGTGGTACTCTTCTCGATCCCGGTAGCCCTCGTAGGCGCATTGACCGCCCTGGCTTTGACCATGGAAAGCTTGACGATCTTCTCGATTGTGGGTATGATCATGCTCCTCGGTCTGGTAGCCAAAAACGCGATTTTGATCGTGGACTTTGCGAATCAGCTGAAAGAAGAAGGTTATGCATTGAAAGAAGCGCTGATCGAAGCGGGTAAGGAACGTTTACGTCCGATCTTGATGACTACCATCGCGATGATTGCGGGTATGCTGCCGATCGCATTGGCCTCCGGTGACGGTGCTGAGGTGAAGAATGGGATGGCTTGGGTGATCATTGGGGGGTTGACCAGTTCCTTGCTTTTGACTTTGTTCCTGGTTCCTAGTGCTTATTATGTGGTGGATAGGATTAAGGAGAAGCTTGCCAAGCGGAAGAAGCGGAAGAATAGGGAGGAGTTGGTTTTGGAGGCTTGA
- a CDS encoding PIN domain-containing protein: MIIVVDVNIIFSALITPDGKLAKILTHPDLPARRISCYYAVVELFKHQSKIVKYSKKSVDEVIDDLFDVLTSMHLYNETLIEPEHWKEAERLTAGVDSFDINYVALALQTGAMLWTGDKKLVDHLRKMGFERTISTAELYDALL; this comes from the coding sequence GTGATTATAGTTGTAGACGTAAACATCATTTTCAGTGCCCTCATCACGCCAGATGGTAAACTGGCCAAAATTCTCACCCATCCCGATTTACCTGCCCGGCGCATAAGCTGCTATTATGCGGTTGTAGAGCTTTTCAAGCATCAATCCAAAATTGTAAAGTATTCAAAGAAATCAGTTGATGAAGTCATCGATGACCTATTCGATGTGCTCACCAGCATGCACCTTTACAATGAAACATTAATAGAGCCTGAGCATTGGAAAGAAGCGGAACGGCTCACAGCAGGCGTTGATTCATTTGACATTAACTATGTGGCTCTCGCCTTGCAAACAGGCGCCATGCTATGGACCGGCGATAAGAAGCTGGTCGATCACCTGCGTAAGATGGGCTTCGAGCGAACGATCAGCACGGCCGAATTGTATGATGCATTGCTATAA